The proteins below are encoded in one region of Longimicrobium sp.:
- a CDS encoding M3 family metallopeptidase, protein MSTTPETNPLLQDEPLPIPFHRIRAEHVGPGIRAALARAEAELAELVAAPGERTYTNTVGRLEEITERLSRAIRPASLLVELMNTPEIREAYDTVLPEFSAFFARIALNGELWRAVKAAAESPEAGSLDRVRRRHLEKTVRAFVRAGADLGPAEKERVEALRVDLSRLQTEFSNHVLDSTNAWEMVLADEAELAGLPESARTQARAAAEARGVEGWRFTLHQPSVQPFLQYAERRDLRQRIHQAYTNRAAEAPHDNRPLVGRILALRRELAQLLGFRDWADYELEEAMARSGERAMAFEEDLTARTRPFWERAIAALEEFARDELGLDPMHPWDIAFATEQMRRARFDLDAEEVRPYFPMDRVQDGLFELARRLFGVTVKERQVEEVWHPEVKYYDAFDESGLRLGGFYTDWHPRESKRGGAWMNGVVLGGPRPGGGWDEHLAMIVGNMSPPEGDRPALLTHREVLTVFHEFGHLLHHLLSRVEVRELGGTRVPTDWVELPSQIMENWTWERPALELFARHWQTGEPIPDDLFAKMKAARTFMAASFQMRQLSFGTLDLDLHVRFDPVHGGDPIARSREVLARFHPRPDFANDHFVTGFTHIFAGGYAAGYYSYLWCEVLDADAFSRFEREGLFSREAGSAFVESVLSRGDDTDPADLFREFMGRDPDPDALLRRNLGAVG, encoded by the coding sequence ATGAGCACCACGCCCGAAACCAATCCCCTCCTGCAAGACGAACCGCTCCCCATCCCCTTCCACCGCATCCGGGCGGAGCACGTGGGCCCCGGCATCCGGGCCGCGCTGGCCCGCGCGGAGGCGGAGCTGGCGGAGCTGGTGGCCGCCCCGGGCGAGCGGACTTACACCAACACCGTCGGCCGGCTGGAGGAGATCACCGAGCGGCTTTCGCGCGCCATCCGCCCCGCGTCCCTGCTGGTGGAGCTGATGAACACGCCGGAGATACGGGAGGCGTACGACACCGTCCTCCCCGAGTTTTCCGCCTTTTTCGCCCGCATCGCCCTCAACGGCGAGCTGTGGCGCGCGGTCAAGGCCGCCGCGGAGTCGCCCGAGGCGGGGTCGCTGGACCGCGTGCGCCGCCGGCACCTGGAAAAGACGGTGCGCGCCTTCGTCCGCGCCGGCGCCGACCTGGGGCCGGCGGAGAAGGAGCGGGTGGAGGCGTTGCGCGTGGATCTCTCGCGCCTGCAAACGGAGTTCTCCAACCACGTGCTCGACTCCACCAACGCGTGGGAGATGGTGCTGGCGGACGAGGCGGAGCTGGCGGGGCTCCCGGAGTCCGCGCGGACGCAGGCGCGCGCCGCGGCCGAGGCGCGCGGAGTGGAGGGGTGGCGCTTCACCCTGCATCAGCCGTCGGTGCAGCCCTTTCTGCAGTACGCGGAGCGGCGCGACCTGCGCCAGCGGATCCACCAGGCGTACACCAACCGCGCGGCCGAGGCGCCGCACGACAACCGTCCGCTGGTGGGGCGCATCCTGGCGCTGCGGCGCGAGCTGGCTCAGCTCCTGGGCTTTCGCGACTGGGCGGACTACGAGCTGGAGGAGGCGATGGCCCGCAGCGGCGAGCGCGCCATGGCCTTCGAGGAGGACCTCACCGCGCGCACCCGCCCCTTCTGGGAGCGCGCGATCGCGGCGCTGGAGGAGTTCGCGCGCGACGAGCTGGGGCTGGACCCGATGCATCCGTGGGACATCGCCTTCGCCACGGAGCAGATGCGGCGCGCGCGCTTCGACCTGGATGCGGAGGAGGTGCGCCCGTACTTCCCCATGGACCGCGTGCAGGACGGCCTCTTCGAGCTGGCCCGGCGCCTCTTCGGCGTCACGGTAAAGGAACGCCAGGTGGAGGAGGTGTGGCACCCCGAGGTGAAGTACTACGACGCCTTCGACGAGAGCGGCCTGCGCTTGGGCGGCTTCTACACCGACTGGCACCCGCGCGAGAGCAAGCGCGGCGGCGCGTGGATGAACGGCGTCGTTCTCGGCGGCCCGCGCCCCGGCGGCGGGTGGGACGAGCACCTGGCTATGATCGTGGGGAACATGAGCCCCCCCGAGGGCGACCGTCCCGCGCTCCTCACCCACCGCGAGGTGTTGACGGTGTTCCACGAGTTCGGGCACCTCCTGCACCACCTCCTGTCGCGCGTGGAGGTGCGGGAGCTAGGGGGGACGCGCGTCCCCACCGATTGGGTGGAGCTTCCCTCGCAAATCATGGAGAACTGGACGTGGGAGCGCCCCGCCCTGGAGCTCTTTGCCCGCCACTGGCAGACGGGGGAGCCGATCCCGGACGACCTGTTCGCCAAGATGAAGGCCGCGCGCACCTTCATGGCCGCCTCCTTCCAGATGAGGCAGCTCTCCTTCGGCACGCTGGATCTGGACCTCCACGTCCGCTTCGACCCCGTGCACGGCGGCGACCCCATCGCCCGCTCGCGCGAGGTGCTGGCGCGCTTCCACCCGCGCCCCGACTTCGCCAACGACCACTTCGTCACCGGCTTCACCCACATCTTCGCGGGCGGCTACGCGGCCGGCTACTACAGCTACCTGTGGTGCGAGGTGCTGGACGCCGACGCCTTTTCCCGCTTCGAGCGCGAGGGCCTGTTCAGCCGCGAGGCGGGGAGCGCCTTCGTGGAGTCCGTCCTCTCCCGCGGCGACGACACCGACCCCGCCGACCTCTTTCGCGAGTTCATGGGCCGCGACCCGGACCCGGACGCGCTGCTGCGCCGGAATTTGGGGGCGGTGGGGTAA